A genomic stretch from Seriola aureovittata isolate HTS-2021-v1 ecotype China chromosome 13, ASM2101889v1, whole genome shotgun sequence includes:
- the LOC130180315 gene encoding dehydrogenase/reductase SDR family member 13-like isoform X2: MFHLLVLAAVLLGGYIFLTQTLFKRSKCRGNAAVAGKTVVITGGNTGIGKATALHLARKGARVILACRNRYENDRQPCLYSNQDKEEPGGKSLVADGRTEDGFGIQFGVNHLGHFLLTCLLLERLKEAGGGRVVTLSSMAHRWGHIDFEALAANKHLGTGRYSWQFFQAYCNSKLCNVLFTHELAKRLKGTSVTCYSLHPGVVRTELSRHVSLWQKIFIEPVAQLLFLDPKAGAQTTLHCALQEGIEPLSGRYFACCTVQEVCPKARDDAVARKLWEVSERLCGLS; the protein is encoded by the exons ATGTTTCACCTGCTGGTGCTGGCCGCGGTTCTCCTGGGAGGATACATCTTCCTCACACAGACGCTCTTCAAAAGATCCAAGTGCAGAGGGAACGCGGCGGTGGCCGGGAAGACCGTCGTCATCACAG GAGGGAACACCGGCATCGGTAAAGCCACGGCGCTGCACCTGGCCAGGAAGGGAGCCAGAGTGATCCTGGCCTGCCGAAAC CGTTATGAGAATGACAGGCAGCCGTGTCTTTACTCCAACCAGGACAAGGAGGAACCAGGaggaaaaa GTCTGGTGGCCGACGGGCGGACCGAGGACGGTTTCGGCATCCAGTTCGGTGTGAACCACCTTGGCCACTTCCTGTTGACCTGCCTCCTGCTGGAGAGGCTGAAGGAGGCGGGGGGAGGACGGGTGGTCACCCTGTCCTCCATGGCTCACCGCTGGGGACACATCGACTTCGAG gctctggcagcaaacaaacacctgGGCACCGGCAGGTACAGTTGGCAGTTCTTCCAGGCGTACTGCAACAGTAAACTATGCAACGTCCTCTTCACCCACGAGCTCGCCAAGAGGCTGAAAGGAACCAGCGTCACCTGCTACAGCCTCCACCCAG gTGTGGTTCGTACAGAGCTGTCCAGACACGTCAGCCTGTGGCAGAAGATTTTCATCGAGCCCGTGGCCCAGCTGCTGTTCCTGGACCCAAAGGCCGGAGCTCAGACCACGCTGCACTGCGCCCTGCAGGAGGGAATCGAACCTCTGAGCGGACGTTACTTCGCCTGCTGCACCGTACAGGAAGTGTGTCCCAAGGCCAGAGACGACGCCGTGGCCCGGAAACTGTGGGAGGTCAGCGAGAGGCTCTGTGGACTCTCTTAA
- the LOC130180315 gene encoding dehydrogenase/reductase SDR family member 13-like isoform X1 codes for MFHLLVLAAVLLGGYIFLTQTLFKRSKCRGNAAVAGKTVVITGGNTGIGKATALHLARKGARVILACRNRDKAEAAIADIQQETGSTDVLYMHLDLASLKSVRCFTETFLKTESRLDLLINNAGLVADGRTEDGFGIQFGVNHLGHFLLTCLLLERLKEAGGGRVVTLSSMAHRWGHIDFEALAANKHLGTGRYSWQFFQAYCNSKLCNVLFTHELAKRLKGTSVTCYSLHPGVVRTELSRHVSLWQKIFIEPVAQLLFLDPKAGAQTTLHCALQEGIEPLSGRYFACCTVQEVCPKARDDAVARKLWEVSERLCGLS; via the exons ATGTTTCACCTGCTGGTGCTGGCCGCGGTTCTCCTGGGAGGATACATCTTCCTCACACAGACGCTCTTCAAAAGATCCAAGTGCAGAGGGAACGCGGCGGTGGCCGGGAAGACCGTCGTCATCACAG GAGGGAACACCGGCATCGGTAAAGCCACGGCGCTGCACCTGGCCAGGAAGGGAGCCAGAGTGATCCTGGCCTGCCGAAACCGGGACAAAGCCGAGGCCGCCATCGCCGATATACAACAG GAGACAGGAAGTACTGACGTTCTCTACATGCACTTGGACCTGGCCAGCCTGAAGTCCGTCCGCTGCTTCACCGAAACTTTCCTAAAAACTGAGTCCAGGCTGGATCTGCTCATCAACAACGCtg GTCTGGTGGCCGACGGGCGGACCGAGGACGGTTTCGGCATCCAGTTCGGTGTGAACCACCTTGGCCACTTCCTGTTGACCTGCCTCCTGCTGGAGAGGCTGAAGGAGGCGGGGGGAGGACGGGTGGTCACCCTGTCCTCCATGGCTCACCGCTGGGGACACATCGACTTCGAG gctctggcagcaaacaaacacctgGGCACCGGCAGGTACAGTTGGCAGTTCTTCCAGGCGTACTGCAACAGTAAACTATGCAACGTCCTCTTCACCCACGAGCTCGCCAAGAGGCTGAAAGGAACCAGCGTCACCTGCTACAGCCTCCACCCAG gTGTGGTTCGTACAGAGCTGTCCAGACACGTCAGCCTGTGGCAGAAGATTTTCATCGAGCCCGTGGCCCAGCTGCTGTTCCTGGACCCAAAGGCCGGAGCTCAGACCACGCTGCACTGCGCCCTGCAGGAGGGAATCGAACCTCTGAGCGGACGTTACTTCGCCTGCTGCACCGTACAGGAAGTGTGTCCCAAGGCCAGAGACGACGCCGTGGCCCGGAAACTGTGGGAGGTCAGCGAGAGGCTCTGTGGACTCTCTTAA